From Rickettsia endosymbiont of Ceutorhynchus obstrictus, a single genomic window includes:
- the coaE gene encoding dephospho-CoA kinase (Dephospho-CoA kinase (CoaE) performs the final step in coenzyme A biosynthesis.): MLAIGITGSYASGKTFVVDYLASKGYKTFSADECVKNLYKNIEIQNQILNLLPSLKIFDRTEISTLIYNDDKARQKLQDFIYPLLIKELIFFKQQNKIAEFIFAEIPLLFEANFKIYFDFVVTIFCSEETRIKRAIGRPSFDPQIYKKIEKIQLSQEDKITRADFAINSDCDMLKLEKQIMQLIKKLECHK, encoded by the coding sequence ATGTTAGCAATAGGCATCACGGGTAGTTACGCATCGGGAAAAACATTTGTTGTAGATTACTTAGCAAGTAAGGGGTATAAAACTTTTTCCGCCGATGAATGTGTAAAAAATTTGTATAAAAACATAGAAATACAAAACCAAATTTTAAACTTATTGCCTAGTTTAAAAATATTTGATCGAACAGAAATTAGTACATTAATTTATAATGACGATAAGGCCCGACAAAAATTACAGGATTTTATTTATCCGCTTTTAATAAAAGAATTAATCTTTTTTAAACAACAAAATAAAATTGCTGAATTTATTTTTGCAGAAATCCCTCTACTTTTTGAAGCCAATTTTAAAATATATTTCGATTTCGTAGTAACAATATTTTGCTCGGAAGAAACAAGAATAAAGCGCGCAATCGGTCGCCCGTCATTTGATCCGCAAATTTATAAAAAAATAGAAAAAATCCAATTATCTCAGGAAGATAAAATAACAAGAGCAGATTTTGCTATAAATAGTGACTGTGATATGTTAAAGTTAGAAAAACAAATAATGCAATTAATAAAGAAATTAGAGTGTCACAAGTAA
- the dnaQ gene encoding DNA polymerase III subunit epsilon, which produces MSQVREVILDTETTGLEPRDGHRIVEIGAIEMINKVLTGKHFHFYINPERNMPTEAYRIHGISGEFLKDKPIFRDIADDFLEFIADSKLVIHNAPFDIKFINHELSFLKKSTVKPLELSSAIDTLIMARNMFPGKGASLDALCKRFKVDNSSRQLHGALKDAALLAEVYVELTGGRQAAFNLTKEISITNRLTVSPLSHSVNRTKIVAPTKEELKKHKDFLATILSPAAAS; this is translated from the coding sequence GTGTCACAAGTAAGAGAAGTAATTTTAGATACCGAAACTACAGGCTTAGAGCCGCGAGACGGTCACCGGATCGTAGAAATCGGCGCTATCGAAATGATCAATAAAGTATTAACCGGCAAGCATTTTCATTTTTACATCAATCCTGAACGTAACATGCCGACGGAAGCATATAGGATACACGGTATCTCCGGAGAATTTCTTAAAGATAAACCGATTTTTCGAGATATTGCCGATGATTTTTTAGAATTTATTGCAGATAGCAAACTTGTCATTCATAATGCGCCTTTTGATATAAAATTTATTAATCACGAATTATCTTTTCTCAAAAAATCTACAGTTAAGCCCTTAGAGCTTTCAAGTGCTATCGATACCCTCATTATGGCAAGAAACATGTTCCCGGGAAAAGGTGCTAGCCTTGATGCCTTGTGTAAGAGATTTAAAGTTGATAATTCTTCTCGTCAATTACACGGTGCTTTGAAAGATGCAGCTTTACTTGCCGAGGTATATGTCGAATTAACGGGAGGCAGGCAAGCCGCCTTTAATCTCACTAAAGAGATATCTATAACAAATAGGTTAACAGTGAGTCCACTAAGTCATTCGGTAAACCGTACTAAAATAGTTGCACCCACTAAAGAAGAATTAAAAAAACATAAAGATTTTTTAGCTACAATTCTCTCCCCCGCTGCTGCTTCATAG
- the tnpC gene encoding IS66 family transposase, with protein MNNVLSDRIIELEKLVELLEVTNQRLLQENKELKIKLIELEDRLNKNSSNSGLPSSKDIYRIEKKTRPKSDKNPGGQAGHKYNAYQIKTSDINVDIMPDEEICKCGGSLLLEEKYRTHQKIEIPVIKPVVTEYRLYRKVCSLCNRRYKAKLDNYRLLGKNAESIISSLSGFFNNSKREVQSILNQIFNLDISLGLISNTENRISVKLEDKYNELLNKIEESSYLHLDETSSSNKGSKHWCWVATNKAFTVFKLANSRGQKILESFLPEYEGKIISDRYAAYNMFDSSNRQICLAHLRRDFKRFAHSHNASLAKIGSDLLCVTDTIFRLYNLHKENKLDKPRYLTVMQKIKKIMLYYLQDVANTEYLQAQRVANNILKSFDMIWLFLDDSQIELTNNLAERQIKHFVKYRKNSFFTWSLRGDRFLERIKSLYATSKLQGINPFCHLLKLA; from the coding sequence ATGAATAATGTTCTATCCGATCGAATTATAGAGTTAGAAAAGCTAGTAGAATTACTAGAAGTAACCAATCAACGGCTTTTACAAGAAAATAAAGAATTAAAGATTAAGCTAATAGAGTTGGAAGATAGGCTAAATAAGAATTCTAGCAACTCTGGTCTTCCTAGCTCTAAAGATATATACCGGATAGAGAAGAAGACTAGACCAAAGAGTGATAAAAATCCCGGGGGACAAGCAGGTCATAAATATAACGCTTATCAAATAAAAACGTCAGATATCAATGTTGATATTATGCCCGATGAAGAGATTTGTAAGTGCGGTGGTTCATTGTTATTAGAAGAAAAATATAGAACCCATCAAAAAATAGAAATTCCTGTTATCAAACCTGTTGTTACGGAATATAGGTTGTATAGGAAAGTATGCTCTTTATGTAATAGAAGATATAAAGCAAAACTAGATAATTACCGATTATTAGGGAAGAACGCTGAAAGTATAATTAGTTCTTTAAGTGGATTCTTTAATAATAGTAAGAGAGAAGTACAATCAATATTAAACCAAATATTTAACCTTGATATTAGTCTTGGCTTGATCTCAAATACGGAGAACAGAATATCAGTTAAGTTAGAAGATAAATATAATGAATTATTGAATAAAATTGAAGAAAGCAGTTACCTTCATTTAGACGAGACAAGTTCTAGTAATAAAGGTAGTAAACATTGGTGCTGGGTAGCTACGAACAAAGCTTTTACGGTATTTAAGCTAGCTAATTCAAGAGGACAAAAGATATTAGAAAGTTTTTTACCTGAATATGAAGGGAAAATAATAAGCGATAGATATGCGGCTTATAATATGTTTGACAGCAGCAATCGTCAAATATGTTTAGCTCATTTGCGTAGAGATTTTAAAAGATTCGCTCATAGTCACAATGCCTCTCTTGCTAAAATTGGTTCAGACCTTCTTTGCGTAACTGATACGATATTTAGGCTTTATAATTTACATAAAGAAAATAAGTTAGATAAACCTCGATATTTAACAGTAATGCAGAAAATTAAAAAGATTATGCTGTATTACTTGCAAGATGTCGCTAATACTGAATACTTACAAGCCCAAAGAGTAGCAAATAATATACTAAAATCATTCGATATGATATGGCTCTTTTTAGATGATTCACAAATAGAGCTAACTAATAACTTGGCAGAACGACAGATAAAGCATTTTGTTAAATATCGAAAGAATTCTTTTTTTACATGGTCACTAAGGGGCGACAGATTCTTAGAAAGGATTAAGTCACTTTATGCTACTTCTAAACTCCAAGGCATTAACCCTTTCTGCCATTTACTAAAATTGGCGTGA
- a CDS encoding IS5 family transposase: protein MGIIDSQSIKNTQRSEVKGYDAGKKIKGIKRHIVTDANGLLLAVNVHSASIQDRDGAKESLLVAKNKYPSIERFFADGGYSGNLQNWCFLNTKSLLSVVKRKSEKFEILPIRWIVERTFGWLNNFRRLSKHYEHTVKSATNQIYIAMIRLMLNK from the coding sequence ATTGGAATAATTGATTCGCAATCAATTAAGAATACGCAAAGAAGTGAAGTAAAAGGGTATGATGCCGGTAAAAAGATAAAAGGAATAAAGCGTCATATAGTAACAGATGCAAATGGTTTATTACTAGCTGTTAATGTACATTCAGCAAGTATACAAGATAGGGACGGTGCTAAAGAAAGCTTGCTTGTAGCAAAGAATAAATATCCATCAATTGAAAGATTTTTTGCAGATGGAGGCTATAGTGGTAATTTACAAAATTGGTGTTTTTTGAATACAAAATCATTGTTATCTGTAGTAAAGAGAAAATCAGAAAAATTTGAAATCTTACCGATTAGATGGATAGTAGAGCGTACTTTTGGTTGGTTAAATAATTTCAGAAGGTTAAGTAAACATTACGAACATACTGTCAAATCTGCTACTAATCAGATTTATATTGCTATGATTCGGTTAATGCTTAATAAGTGA
- a CDS encoding transposase, with the protein MSYPSELRDEEWEIIKEYFAYKKKGRKIKIDRRSIVNAIFYQSRTGCQWQYLPKEYPNYKIVNEYYNKWNRRGLWQKINEELVSRCLESMGKKSKSENWNN; encoded by the coding sequence ATGAGCTATCCAAGTGAATTACGGGATGAAGAGTGGGAAATAATAAAAGAATATTTTGCCTATAAGAAGAAAGGCAGGAAAATAAAAATAGATAGAAGATCAATAGTAAATGCAATATTTTATCAGAGCCGTACAGGGTGTCAGTGGCAATATTTACCAAAAGAATATCCAAATTATAAAATAGTTAATGAATATTATAATAAATGGAATCGTAGAGGATTATGGCAAAAGATAAATGAAGAACTGGTTTCAAGATGCCTAGAATCAATGGGGAAAAAAAGCAAATCCGAGAATTGGAATAATTGA
- a CDS encoding IS256 family transposase → MTEERKLERIEQQVKVLPSIQNGALEEIIKGIYQGKPLLGNQGLLTNLVKDLTKVALQGEMSAHLQENSLEEGGNRRNGISSKRIRSGSGSFDLEVPRDRNSSFEPQIIKKRQTILNEELDNKILALYGLGTSYDDITAHLQEIYGVDVSTSTIAAITDRLLPQITEWRNRPLESVYPILFLDAMFFKARQDGKVSTKVLYNVMGINEFGHKDILGFYSCESEASHFWLSVLNDLKARGVKDILIACVDGLKGFPEAINACFPEAEVQLCVIHQIRNSLRYVASKNQKEFMADLKTIYKAETKDLAEYNLLRLDEKWGNKYPMVIKSWQQNWGNLSTYFKYSSDIRRLIYTTNVVEGFHRQIRKYTKTKGAFTSENALFKLVFCAIKQITAKWSQPLQNWALTISQLDIFFPDRLNFKQ, encoded by the coding sequence ATGACAGAAGAAAGAAAATTAGAAAGGATAGAGCAGCAAGTAAAAGTGCTGCCATCGATACAAAACGGAGCATTAGAAGAAATAATAAAAGGTATATATCAAGGGAAGCCATTACTTGGGAATCAAGGTTTACTTACAAACTTGGTAAAAGATTTAACCAAAGTAGCATTACAAGGAGAGATGTCTGCTCATCTTCAGGAGAATAGCTTAGAAGAAGGCGGGAACAGGCGTAATGGAATAAGCAGTAAGAGAATTCGAAGCGGTAGCGGTTCATTTGATTTAGAAGTACCAAGGGATCGCAATTCGAGTTTTGAACCGCAAATCATTAAGAAGCGTCAAACAATATTAAACGAAGAATTAGATAATAAGATATTAGCCCTTTATGGTTTAGGCACAAGCTATGATGATATTACCGCTCATTTACAGGAAATATATGGAGTAGACGTATCAACAAGTACCATTGCAGCGATAACAGATAGGTTATTACCGCAAATAACCGAGTGGCGTAATAGACCGCTTGAATCTGTTTATCCAATATTATTTTTAGATGCAATGTTTTTTAAAGCAAGGCAGGACGGTAAGGTAAGTACTAAAGTGTTATATAATGTAATGGGTATAAACGAATTTGGACATAAGGATATATTGGGGTTTTATAGCTGTGAAAGCGAAGCATCGCACTTTTGGTTATCAGTATTAAATGATTTAAAAGCAAGAGGAGTAAAGGATATTTTGATTGCCTGTGTTGATGGATTAAAGGGTTTTCCTGAGGCAATAAATGCTTGTTTTCCTGAGGCTGAAGTACAACTTTGTGTTATACATCAAATTCGTAATTCTTTAAGGTATGTAGCAAGTAAGAACCAAAAAGAATTTATGGCTGATTTAAAGACAATTTACAAAGCGGAAACAAAGGATTTAGCTGAATATAACTTGTTAAGATTGGATGAAAAATGGGGCAATAAATACCCAATGGTAATAAAATCTTGGCAACAAAATTGGGGAAATTTATCTACTTATTTTAAGTATTCTAGCGACATCAGGAGGCTAATTTATACGACTAATGTAGTGGAAGGATTCCATAGGCAGATACGAAAATATACCAAAACCAAGGGAGCTTTTACTTCAGAAAATGCTTTATTTAAGCTAGTTTTTTGTGCTATAAAACAGATAACTGCTAAATGGAGTCAGCCTCTGCAAAACTGGGCTTTGACTATATCACAACTCGATATTTTCTTCCCGGATAGACTAAATTTTAAACAGTGA
- a CDS encoding AAA family ATPase, which yields MQGNKLPRMRTGTDDFKTLLLNSDIFVDKSLMINELLEDSGEVILITRPRRWGKSLNMSMLQKFFEIEADENGVVLFEEDKVNHKLFIGGEVDLGIKGNKILKPLKISNEKYAMDQQGQFPVILLNLKDVKGSSYQEIEKGIEKQIINLFINQRYLKKYYIINDNDLLDNVQKKQLERYFNGELTLEDIKDGLRFLCELLFKHFNQKVYILIDEYDTPINSAYVEFGNKQEEFNNVLKLFRGILGSSLKSNPYLEKGVITGILRVAKANLFSDLNNVREYTLLDKPFSKFYGFTQKEVDELLTKVPTKTEPEKIKDWYNGYNFGGEIIYNPWSIMLCLSSEGTLDHYWLDSGGTGLIDKVLLSDEIQEDLQQLLEGKGITKKLYKQISFEEIENDKNTFYSLLVFAGYLNPILTNNDNEEPSYLLTIPNREIRGIYVARVIKWVSRKLNIDVSDYDSFINLLVEGKIDNFKIRFQEYLLNSTSYHDLINEKDYHNLIGGIISPLASRYMIESNRESGYGRCDHILISRFNLGTNAIIIEYKIAKKEEDLELVAESGLAQINNLQYDTKIKEHSHVQKVIKIAMAFCGKEVALQYQIDGVSFN from the coding sequence ATGCAAGGTAATAAGTTACCTAGAATGAGGACTGGAACAGACGATTTTAAGACCTTATTGCTAAATAGCGATATATTTGTTGATAAGAGCTTAATGATCAATGAATTACTGGAGGATAGTGGAGAGGTAATTTTGATTACCAGACCAAGACGCTGGGGCAAAAGCCTAAATATGAGTATGCTTCAGAAGTTTTTTGAAATTGAAGCCGATGAGAATGGAGTCGTTTTATTTGAAGAGGATAAAGTAAATCATAAGCTTTTTATTGGCGGTGAGGTTGATTTAGGAATTAAAGGAAACAAAATATTAAAGCCTTTGAAAATTAGCAATGAAAAATATGCTATGGATCAACAAGGTCAATTTCCTGTAATACTACTTAATTTAAAAGATGTTAAAGGTAGTAGTTATCAAGAAATTGAGAAAGGAATAGAAAAACAGATAATAAACTTATTCATTAATCAGCGTTATTTAAAAAAGTATTATATCATAAACGATAATGATTTATTAGATAATGTACAAAAAAAACAGTTAGAGAGATATTTTAATGGAGAACTTACACTAGAAGATATAAAAGATGGTTTACGTTTTTTATGTGAGTTACTATTCAAGCACTTTAACCAAAAAGTGTATATTCTAATTGATGAATATGATACGCCAATTAATAGTGCTTATGTAGAATTTGGTAATAAACAAGAAGAGTTTAATAATGTATTAAAACTATTTCGTGGTATTCTTGGTAGCAGCCTAAAGAGTAATCCTTATTTAGAAAAAGGAGTTATAACAGGAATACTCCGTGTAGCTAAAGCTAATTTATTCTCAGATTTGAATAATGTTCGTGAATATACATTACTTGATAAGCCATTTTCTAAATTCTATGGTTTTACACAAAAAGAAGTTGATGAGCTATTGACAAAAGTCCCTACAAAGACAGAACCGGAAAAAATCAAGGATTGGTATAACGGTTATAATTTTGGCGGTGAAATAATCTATAATCCATGGTCAATAATGCTTTGCTTATCTAGCGAAGGAACACTTGATCATTATTGGCTAGATAGCGGTGGTACAGGGCTTATTGATAAAGTGTTATTGTCAGATGAAATACAGGAAGATTTACAGCAGTTATTAGAAGGAAAGGGAATAACTAAGAAATTATATAAGCAAATATCTTTTGAAGAAATAGAGAACGATAAAAATACATTTTATAGTTTATTAGTATTTGCAGGTTACTTAAATCCTATCTTAACAAATAATGATAATGAAGAACCTAGCTACCTTTTAACAATTCCGAATCGAGAAATAAGAGGAATTTATGTTGCAAGAGTAATAAAATGGGTATCTAGAAAATTAAATATTGATGTTAGCGATTATGATAGTTTCATCAATTTGTTAGTAGAAGGTAAAATAGACAATTTTAAGATAAGATTTCAAGAATATTTATTAAACTCAACTAGTTATCACGATCTAATCAATGAGAAAGATTATCATAATTTAATAGGCGGGATAATATCGCCTCTTGCGTCTAGGTACATGATAGAATCAAATAGGGAATCAGGTTATGGAAGATGTGATCATATATTAATATCTCGGTTTAACCTAGGGACTAATGCGATTATTATAGAATATAAAATAGCAAAAAAAGAGGAAGATTTGGAGTTGGTTGCAGAATCAGGGCTTGCTCAAATTAACAATCTACAATACGATACTAAAATAAAAGAACATAGCCATGTTCAGAAAGTTATCAAAATTGCTATGGCTTTTTGTGGTAAAGAAGTAGCTTTGCAATATCAAATTGATGGTGTATCTTTTAATTAG
- a CDS encoding helix-turn-helix transcriptional regulator, producing MTQRKISATDIEKATGLSRNTVTSILNGNSKNPGILTIQQLAKALNVKVESLISDEKEVQLDILEPNQIKLFAEVTTLIANIILEKNVRLSMHKISSIVQEVYDCAFKGKSLEVQKHFAEYLIDNHM from the coding sequence ATGACTCAAAGGAAGATAAGTGCTACGGATATTGAAAAAGCCACGGGATTAAGCAGGAATACTGTTACTAGCATACTAAACGGTAATTCCAAAAATCCAGGTATTTTAACTATTCAACAACTTGCAAAAGCTTTAAACGTTAAAGTAGAATCCTTAATTTCTGATGAAAAAGAAGTTCAATTAGATATTTTAGAACCTAATCAAATAAAGCTATTTGCTGAAGTTACAACTCTTATTGCAAATATTATTTTAGAGAAAAATGTACGTTTATCTATGCATAAAATTAGTTCTATTGTACAAGAAGTTTATGACTGTGCATTTAAAGGTAAGTCATTAGAAGTTCAAAAACATTTTGCAGAATATTTAATTGATAACCACATGTAG
- a CDS encoding tetratricopeptide repeat protein, producing the protein MRKFLLLLLVFITPLNLFAQPKANNIVAPVSYFINHVQQLNQIKTNLDKYRQTSIVGISGMGKTQLARMYAYENKDEYNLIWFIDCNLNINDEFLKLAKAINKAEEQPIISEEASTVKKELIEYLGQNDKWLLVFDNLKAGENKKIEEFINWEHNGNVIFCSQDSELLPYIVKVTPFKRQETVELANAILEEKDNSLIEFLVQEFKGYPVLIVQGAQILNNVPGLKKEEYKNKIQKSNDKINLNISLVTEQLELSAKQLLNKIALLNTQSFSKDLLDIITDNKSTLDDDIFQLSKFALITNIDSSEDNPVFEMHDVIALKILEQNSVNNSKYLEDLVTKFLEAKPKSLLKGFMYRNAKTVPENIEIMLKNADKYNLNLYKLTELKLQQLVQCDNYYDLDGGKKLVNWFEDNDNKGKYKLWLMNSEEKRVYAGYLNMIGWYYSKSANYKKAIEYFIKSKEAYNDIKGYETYKVNVIYGLTLAYISVGNVQEAQENIKIIEKKLDDKLVDSSDQTILFHSKARLFLIEGKYNEALDQINQSIQAAILNGLSPDALLLTGDYLVKVEALNTLEHYKDSLTQIEQVYNMQKRVKKETNQIFGRIYTQKAWALFGLGEKNQALEYINKSIEIFKNNDKNFAEGQMPIVTNPRIAHAYVVQGDILAAMYQLENALESYMKAQSIYFNLYRKNRKNVAQVSDLNLKGAKVACTNKDTLMYKAFGESQVMEFGLKNPNTIEMFKYCDAHDMHLTKRRAYIESKTNQ; encoded by the coding sequence ATGAGAAAATTTTTATTATTACTTCTAGTATTTATTACACCTCTCAATCTATTTGCCCAACCTAAAGCAAACAACATTGTTGCACCGGTAAGTTATTTTATTAACCATGTCCAGCAATTAAATCAAATTAAGACTAATTTAGATAAATATAGGCAAACAAGTATTGTGGGCATTAGCGGCATGGGTAAAACACAGCTTGCTAGAATGTATGCTTATGAAAATAAAGATGAGTATAATTTAATTTGGTTTATTGATTGTAATTTAAATATTAACGATGAATTTTTAAAACTTGCAAAAGCAATTAATAAAGCAGAAGAACAGCCTATAATATCTGAAGAAGCCTCAACTGTAAAAAAAGAATTAATCGAATATTTAGGACAAAATGATAAGTGGTTATTAGTATTTGATAATCTGAAAGCAGGTGAGAACAAAAAGATAGAAGAATTTATTAATTGGGAGCATAACGGTAATGTCATATTTTGTTCACAGGATAGCGAATTATTACCTTATATAGTAAAGGTTACACCTTTTAAAAGACAGGAAACCGTTGAACTTGCTAACGCTATTTTAGAAGAAAAGGATAATAGCTTAATAGAATTCCTTGTGCAGGAGTTTAAAGGCTATCCGGTATTAATAGTACAAGGAGCTCAAATATTAAATAATGTTCCTGGCTTAAAGAAAGAAGAATATAAAAATAAAATACAAAAATCTAATGACAAAATAAACTTAAATATATCGTTAGTAACCGAGCAATTAGAACTATCTGCCAAGCAGCTTCTAAATAAAATAGCTTTGTTAAATACGCAAAGCTTTTCAAAAGATCTACTTGATATTATTACCGATAACAAAAGCACTCTTGATGATGATATTTTCCAATTATCAAAATTTGCCTTAATAACAAATATAGACTCTAGTGAGGATAATCCTGTTTTTGAAATGCATGACGTTATTGCTTTGAAAATATTAGAACAAAATAGTGTAAATAATAGTAAATATTTAGAAGATTTAGTTACTAAGTTTTTAGAGGCTAAACCGAAAAGCTTATTAAAAGGTTTTATGTATAGAAACGCTAAAACTGTACCTGAGAATATTGAAATAATGCTAAAAAATGCTGATAAATATAATTTAAATTTATACAAATTGACGGAATTAAAATTACAACAATTAGTACAATGTGATAATTATTACGATTTAGATGGTGGAAAAAAATTGGTTAATTGGTTTGAGGATAATGATAACAAAGGAAAATATAAATTATGGTTAATGAATAGTGAGGAAAAGAGAGTATATGCCGGTTATTTAAATATGATAGGATGGTATTATAGCAAATCTGCTAATTATAAAAAAGCCATAGAATATTTTATTAAATCTAAAGAAGCATATAATGATATTAAAGGTTATGAAACATATAAAGTTAATGTAATTTATGGGTTAACACTTGCATATATTTCAGTAGGTAATGTGCAGGAAGCTCAAGAAAATATTAAAATTATTGAAAAAAAATTAGATGATAAATTAGTTGATAGTTCTGATCAAACAATATTGTTTCACTCTAAAGCAAGATTATTTTTAATAGAGGGAAAATATAATGAAGCGTTGGATCAAATTAATCAATCTATTCAAGCTGCTATTTTAAATGGATTATCTCCTGATGCGTTACTTCTTACAGGAGATTATTTGGTAAAAGTTGAAGCATTAAATACTTTGGAACATTATAAAGATTCTTTAACACAAATAGAGCAAGTATATAATATGCAAAAGCGTGTTAAAAAGGAAACAAACCAAATATTTGGCAGAATATATACCCAAAAAGCATGGGCTTTATTTGGTTTAGGTGAAAAAAACCAAGCTTTGGAATATATAAATAAGTCAATAGAAATTTTTAAAAATAATGATAAAAATTTTGCAGAAGGGCAAATGCCTATTGTAACTAACCCTAGGATAGCTCATGCATATGTTGTACAAGGGGATATATTAGCTGCTATGTATCAGCTTGAAAATGCTCTAGAAAGTTATATGAAAGCTCAAAGTATATATTTTAATTTATATAGAAAAAATCGTAAGAACGTTGCACAAGTAAGTGATTTAAATCTTAAAGGAGCAAAAGTTGCTTGCACGAACAAAGACACACTTATGTATAAAGCTTTTGGCGAGTCGCAAGTTATGGAATTCGGTTTAAAAAACCCTAATACAATTGAAATGTTTAAGTATTGTGACGCACATGATATGCATTTAACCAAGAGAAGAGCGTATATAGAAAGTAAAACTAATCAATAG
- a CDS encoding IS110 family transposase, translated as MEVNTIGIDIAKRIFQIHGVDKNGKTILKKKLIRDQVLSFIANLPKCLVGMEACGGANYWGREITKLGHEVKLIAPQFVKPYVKTNKNDQADAEAICEAVARPNMRFVPIKSVEQQDILSIHRIRARLVRNRTALANEIRGLLYEFGLIIPQGINKVISKLTEILDSETLSRLSYQTFSELKEEFVDNDKKIIELEKRLKILAGELEEYKRLTAIPGIGLITATALIASIGNAKNFSNGRQLSTWLGLVPKQYSSGGKERLLSISKRGDTYLRTLLIQGARAVLNAKLRFTTEAQKNKKDFSKFTKWMFNLLERCGHNKTTVAIANKLARVVFAVLRTGNDYNETKVCN; from the coding sequence ATGGAAGTTAACACAATTGGCATAGATATTGCAAAAAGAATTTTTCAAATACATGGAGTAGATAAAAACGGCAAGACAATATTAAAGAAAAAATTGATTAGGGATCAAGTATTAAGCTTTATAGCTAATTTACCAAAATGTTTAGTAGGAATGGAGGCATGCGGCGGAGCTAATTATTGGGGAAGAGAAATAACAAAATTAGGACATGAGGTTAAATTGATAGCACCACAATTTGTAAAACCATATGTTAAAACTAATAAGAACGACCAAGCTGATGCAGAAGCAATATGCGAAGCAGTAGCGAGACCAAATATGAGATTTGTACCAATCAAAAGTGTAGAGCAGCAGGATATTTTATCAATTCATAGAATAAGAGCAAGGCTAGTAAGAAATCGTACTGCACTAGCTAATGAGATTAGAGGATTATTGTATGAATTTGGCTTAATTATTCCACAAGGGATAAATAAAGTTATCAGTAAATTAACAGAGATTTTAGATAGTGAAACTTTAAGCCGTCTTAGTTATCAAACGTTTAGCGAGTTGAAAGAAGAATTTGTAGATAATGATAAAAAAATAATAGAGTTAGAAAAAAGATTAAAAATACTAGCAGGTGAGTTAGAAGAATATAAACGATTAACAGCTATACCCGGTATAGGTTTAATTACTGCTACAGCATTAATAGCTTCGATAGGTAATGCAAAAAATTTTAGTAATGGTAGACAATTATCAACTTGGCTTGGTTTAGTACCAAAACAATATTCGAGTGGAGGTAAAGAAAGGTTACTTAGTATAAGCAAGAGAGGTGATACTTATTTACGTACTTTATTAATTCAAGGAGCAAGAGCGGTATTAAATGCTAAGCTAAGGTTTACAACTGAAGCACAAAAAAATAAAAAAGATTTTAGTAAATTTACTAAATGGATGTTTAATTTATTAGAACGATGTGGGCATAATAAAACTACTGTTGCAATAGCGAATAAATTAGCACGAGTAGTATTTGCAGTATTACGCACCGGCAATGATTATAATGAAACTAAAGTTTGTAACTGA